The stretch of DNA TCCAATCACCAAGCCCCAATACTTTATATTCCAATACAGCCATTTTCATAACAATTCTATTCCGCTCTAATTCAATTTATAAATCTAGAATGAACATTATAGATGTTCTCTTGTAATGTATGTTCCTAAAAGAACACTGTGCATAATTTTTTTGAGATATCTAATAAACACTGAAATCTAGTAATCCAAACGTTAGCTCGTAGTGTTAAAGATTCATGCCTTAATTTCAGAAACAGGGTCTCGTATCATCAAATTCATCGGTGAAATATGCTCATACAAGCCCTTGACATCGGTGATAAACACCTTTCCTCTTTGTATCTTAACCAAGCCTTGCTGCTCTATCCCTTTAAGAACTTCGTTTAGCCTAGGTCTTGATATGCCAGTTATCGAACTCAATTGAATTTGTGAAATATTAATGCTGACGGTTGCCCCCGCGATATTGGTCTGGCGTGCCGCAAGTTCCAACAAGACGTAAATGGTTTTCTGCTCTTTTTCATGAATCGAGGATAAGTAAGCCTGCATCCAAATAGATTGCGCTTTGGTTCCACAGTGAAGTAGCCATTTGTAAACCATGCATTTCCGCTCTGCGAGCTCTAATACCTTGCTTGCAGGAAAAAGTACCATAGTAATAGGCTCGACTTCTTCTGCCACGGCAAAGAGGTTGTAGTCAGCATGTATAGACAAAGCCCCCATCCAATCTCCCCTTCCAATAACACCACCAGATAAGCTTTTCATGTTTTCTGTAGAAAAACAGATTCCAGCGGAGCCACTTAAAATATAAAAGACACCGGGCAAATTCTGAAACTTTTTTGTAATCTCAAAGCTGTCGACACCCGATTTAAAAACGGCAATATCAAGCAAGCTTTCTATCAAGTCCGCAGACAATTCACACGGCCATTGTATTTGTTCACTGATTGTTGGATCTAACAACAGTTTGTTCCTCCTCAGACAATCTCTGTGTCTGCTTTTATACGCTTATGCTTAAGTTAATCT from Vibrio splendidus encodes:
- a CDS encoding Crp/Fnr family transcriptional regulator, translating into MLDPTISEQIQWPCELSADLIESLLDIAVFKSGVDSFEITKKFQNLPGVFYILSGSAGICFSTENMKSLSGGVIGRGDWMGALSIHADYNLFAVAEEVEPITMVLFPASKVLELAERKCMVYKWLLHCGTKAQSIWMQAYLSSIHEKEQKTIYVLLELAARQTNIAGATVSINISQIQLSSITGISRPRLNEVLKGIEQQGLVKIQRGKVFITDVKGLYEHISPMNLMIRDPVSEIKA